A window of the Chloroflexota bacterium genome harbors these coding sequences:
- a CDS encoding VWA domain-containing protein yields MGKLSEGPALTRHKTLLHSIIAFGRLLRRKGIDVTASRLLDACHSVTYIDLSRREDFYYALRANLVSRYEDLEHFDEAFESFWQMPSLHLMVEKSLAEEALNNEPIVSDEENFQQELMELLRREEGVEESLPSDWTEEKRGGYSPTEVLATKDFGSLGDAELEQIREAIAHLALKIATVLSRRRRPYPRGAEFDLRRTLRSNLRYGGEMVKLSKRRRRLRKTKIVLVCDVSGSMDAYSHFLIQFVYGLQNHLRGVETFVLSTRLTRITHLLRGRPLRDALELIAKTVQDWSGGTKIGDCLRELNHSSAAGQLGKRTIVLIVSDGWDTGDMDLLADEMRRLQKRVHKVIWLNPLLGSPGYKPICKGMKAALPYVDYFLPLHNLASLLALARTLKSLAQVAA; encoded by the coding sequence ATGGGGAAGCTGTCAGAAGGTCCTGCTCTGACTCGTCATAAAACCCTCTTGCATAGCATAATTGCCTTCGGCCGGCTGTTGAGAAGGAAAGGAATTGACGTCACAGCCAGCCGTCTTCTTGATGCTTGCCACAGTGTGACCTACATCGATCTCTCGCGTAGAGAAGATTTTTATTATGCCCTGCGGGCCAATCTCGTCTCTCGCTATGAGGACCTAGAGCATTTCGATGAAGCATTCGAGTCGTTCTGGCAAATGCCCTCCTTACACCTTATGGTGGAGAAAAGCTTGGCTGAAGAAGCACTCAACAATGAACCCATCGTTTCTGATGAGGAGAATTTTCAGCAAGAGTTGATGGAGCTGCTCCGACGAGAGGAGGGTGTTGAAGAGTCATTGCCGAGCGATTGGACAGAAGAAAAGAGGGGAGGCTATAGCCCTACAGAGGTTCTGGCCACCAAGGACTTCGGCTCTCTTGGCGACGCTGAGCTGGAGCAGATCAGAGAGGCCATCGCCCACCTTGCCCTCAAGATCGCCACCGTGCTGAGCCGGCGTAGACGACCTTATCCGAGGGGTGCTGAATTCGATCTGAGGCGAACGCTGCGATCTAATCTCCGTTATGGAGGTGAGATGGTAAAACTGTCCAAACGAAGGCGACGCCTGAGGAAGACGAAGATAGTATTGGTCTGCGATGTGAGTGGTTCAATGGATGCCTACAGTCACTTCCTCATCCAATTCGTTTACGGTTTACAAAACCACCTGCGAGGAGTGGAGACCTTTGTCTTGAGCACCAGACTGACCAGAATTACCCATTTATTGCGCGGGCGACCGCTCCGTGACGCCCTGGAATTGATAGCTAAAACGGTGCAGGACTGGTCGGGAGGGACAAAGATTGGGGATTGCCTGCGCGAGTTGAACCACAGCTCTGCTGCCGGGCAGCTCGGCAAGAGGACTATAGTGCTCATCGTGAGTGATGGCTGGGACACAGGCGATATGGACCTCCTGGCAGATGAGATGCGTCGCCTCCAAAAGAGGGTACACAAGGTAATTTGGCTTAATCCCTTGTTGGGAAGTCCGGGTTATAAGCCTATCTGTAAAGGTATGAAGGCAGCCCTGCCCTATGTGGATTATTTCCTGCCTTTACATAACTTAGCGAGCTTACTCGCCTTAGCCAGGACGCTGAAGTCGTTGGCTCAAGTGGCTGCGTAG
- a CDS encoding MoxR family ATPase produces MPLSIEELQQAMAEHQYIADRALATTVYLAQALQKPIFLEGEAGVGKTEVAKVLAKVFDTNVIRLQCYEGIDANHALYEWNYAKQIMRIRLEEKGDKPKEHLEKSIYSEEYLIKRSLLEAITSDSLRPPVLLIDEIDRSDEEFEAFLLEVLSDFQVTIPEIGTIVAKKPPFVVLTSNRTREIHDALKRRCLYLWIAYPTFEREYEIVTTRIPLINERLAAQVCRFMQAVRLMDFFKRPGVAETLDWARALLALSVDELDKETVTATLGCLFKYREDMQKMMAELDAILARVCVPSL; encoded by the coding sequence ATGCCGCTTTCGATTGAAGAGCTTCAGCAGGCCATGGCTGAACACCAATATATCGCTGACCGTGCCCTGGCTACGACCGTCTACCTGGCTCAAGCCTTGCAAAAACCGATCTTCCTGGAGGGCGAGGCCGGGGTGGGGAAGACGGAGGTGGCTAAGGTCCTGGCCAAGGTCTTCGATACCAACGTGATCCGCCTCCAGTGTTACGAGGGTATCGATGCGAACCACGCTCTCTATGAATGGAATTACGCTAAGCAGATAATGCGGATCAGGCTGGAAGAGAAAGGTGATAAGCCTAAAGAACATCTGGAAAAGAGCATTTACAGTGAGGAATATCTTATCAAGCGCTCACTCCTTGAGGCGATAACCAGCGATAGCCTCAGGCCACCGGTACTGCTCATTGACGAGATCGATCGCTCCGATGAGGAATTTGAGGCCTTTCTACTAGAGGTGTTATCCGATTTCCAGGTCACCATCCCAGAGATTGGTACCATCGTCGCTAAGAAACCACCTTTTGTCGTCCTAACCTCTAATAGGACGAGAGAGATCCACGATGCCCTGAAGAGACGTTGCCTTTACCTGTGGATCGCTTATCCAACTTTTGAGAGGGAATACGAGATCGTTACTACTAGAATTCCGCTTATCAATGAGAGGCTAGCCGCTCAGGTTTGTCGTTTTATGCAAGCAGTTCGTCTAATGGATTTCTTTAAGCGACCGGGGGTGGCCGAGACGCTTGACTGGGCGCGAGCCTTGCTTGCTCTAAGCGTGGATGAACTGGACAAAGAGACAGTTACTGCTACGCTTGGCTGTCTCTTTAAGTATCGCGAGGATATGCAAAAGATGATGGCTGAATTGGACGCGATACTGGCCAGGGTGTGTGTACCCAGTCTATAG
- a CDS encoding glycosyltransferase: MAEKSWPTVSIVVVNYNGLEHLESCFRSLEELVYPRDRVELIMVDNGSTDGSIEYMQKHFPKVVVIENGENLGFARGNNVGAQQASGEFVAFLNNDMRVDPDWLRHMVGVIRREEGIICAGAKILDWGGHLVDFVGGKINFHGHGFQLDFGASNSERSYMDERLLPFSCGGAMLIDRQIFLESGGFDEDYFAFFEDVDLGWRLWLLGYKVIFAPKAIVYHKHHGTSRKMPLYQLRVLYERNALYTIIKNYEQQNLDKVLPLSLFLLIKRALLNFKIEEKDWLLDSRRDGQVVTQLKVPRLGLSYLIGAEQVVANLPKLMEKRESIQQMRKRTDEEIFELFHFKLTDPIFPGQSYVKFQDTLVNTLGLPAVFTKPLPCRVLIVSHDVVGPNMAGPGMRYWEIAKALSREFEVTLACPGEPRLSSPNFRVKGYSRSDEKTLIHLVNSADVVLAFGYLLHELPLLGNLGKPLIVDIYVPFILENLEIHSQLSLPDQNETNDKYLRILNNQLRLGDFYICASERQRDFWLGMLAANGRINPSNYAEDKSMRSLIDVVPIGMPAEPPQHRKQVLKGVYPNISSNDKVIIWAGGIWDWFDPLTLIQAVARITRHRDDVKLFFMGTQHMDPSIVPEMHMSSRAIRLSQELGLYDKHVFFNRWVPYEERENYLLEADIGTSLHFDYVETRFAFRTRLIDYIWAGLPILTTRGDYLSDLVEEEGLGRLVDPGDVEQLVAVLTEMLDTPDLREKYRANFERVAARFTWDKAVEPLARFLRNPQRAPDRANYELNLALNTPESLASVVPTPLWQLPLKAWQRYRSSGLAALWQEIRQYILWRLER, encoded by the coding sequence ATGGCGGAAAAGTCGTGGCCGACGGTCTCCATCGTTGTTGTGAACTATAACGGATTAGAGCATTTAGAGTCTTGCTTTCGGTCGTTGGAGGAGCTTGTTTATCCCCGTGATAGAGTTGAGCTGATTATGGTGGATAATGGCTCTACCGATGGATCGATAGAATATATGCAAAAGCATTTCCCAAAAGTGGTGGTCATTGAGAATGGCGAAAACCTTGGCTTCGCCAGGGGCAACAATGTTGGGGCGCAACAGGCTAGTGGCGAATTCGTCGCCTTCCTCAATAATGATATGCGGGTGGATCCAGATTGGCTGCGACATATGGTAGGGGTTATCCGTCGGGAGGAAGGCATAATCTGTGCGGGGGCAAAGATTTTGGACTGGGGTGGTCATCTGGTCGATTTTGTGGGAGGCAAGATAAATTTTCACGGCCATGGCTTTCAGCTGGACTTTGGGGCCTCTAACAGCGAGCGAAGCTATATGGATGAGCGATTGCTACCCTTCTCATGCGGTGGGGCCATGCTTATTGACCGCCAGATTTTTCTGGAAAGCGGTGGTTTTGATGAGGATTATTTTGCCTTCTTTGAGGATGTAGATCTGGGTTGGCGGCTTTGGCTGCTAGGTTATAAGGTGATCTTTGCTCCAAAAGCGATCGTCTATCATAAACATCATGGTACCTCCCGTAAAATGCCCTTATATCAGCTCCGTGTCCTGTACGAGCGCAATGCCTTGTACACGATTATAAAAAACTATGAACAGCAGAACTTAGATAAAGTTTTACCTCTGTCCCTGTTCTTGCTGATAAAACGGGCATTACTTAATTTCAAAATTGAAGAGAAGGACTGGCTCCTTGATAGTCGGAGGGATGGCCAAGTGGTGACTCAATTGAAAGTGCCCAGGTTAGGGCTCAGCTATTTGATTGGTGCGGAGCAGGTTGTAGCTAATTTACCCAAACTGATGGAGAAGCGAGAGTCCATTCAGCAGATGAGAAAACGCACCGATGAGGAGATCTTTGAGTTGTTCCATTTCAAGTTGACTGACCCGATCTTCCCAGGACAGTCCTATGTTAAGTTCCAGGATACTTTGGTCAATACGCTTGGCCTGCCGGCCGTATTCACAAAACCGCTACCTTGCCGGGTGCTCATCGTGTCACACGATGTGGTGGGTCCTAATATGGCCGGACCGGGGATGCGTTATTGGGAGATAGCCAAGGCTCTCAGCCGAGAATTCGAGGTAACCCTAGCCTGTCCCGGAGAGCCGCGGTTAAGCAGTCCGAATTTTCGGGTTAAGGGTTACTCTCGTTCTGATGAGAAGACGCTGATTCATCTGGTCAATAGCGCTGATGTCGTTCTCGCCTTTGGCTATTTACTGCACGAGCTGCCTCTCCTGGGGAACTTAGGTAAACCGCTCATCGTTGACATCTATGTCCCCTTCATTTTAGAGAATCTGGAGATTCATTCGCAGCTATCGTTGCCGGACCAGAATGAGACGAATGATAAGTACCTGCGTATTCTTAACAACCAGCTGCGTCTGGGTGATTTTTATATCTGTGCGAGCGAGAGGCAGCGCGACTTTTGGTTGGGCATGCTGGCAGCTAACGGACGGATCAACCCCTCCAACTATGCTGAAGATAAGAGTATGCGTTCCCTTATTGACGTTGTTCCCATCGGTATGCCGGCTGAGCCTCCTCAGCACCGCAAACAGGTCTTGAAGGGGGTATACCCGAACATCTCTTCGAATGATAAGGTCATTATTTGGGCTGGGGGGATTTGGGATTGGTTTGATCCCCTGACATTGATTCAGGCCGTAGCCAGGATCACTCGGCACAGAGATGACGTGAAGCTATTTTTCATGGGCACACAGCACATGGATCCTTCGATCGTCCCCGAGATGCATATGAGTTCGAGAGCGATTCGACTCAGTCAGGAGCTAGGACTCTATGACAAGCACGTTTTCTTTAACCGGTGGGTGCCTTATGAGGAGCGTGAGAATTACCTCCTTGAAGCCGATATCGGTACGAGTCTACACTTCGACTATGTTGAAACCCGCTTCGCCTTTCGGACACGGCTCATTGATTATATTTGGGCTGGTTTGCCTATCCTTACTACCAGGGGCGATTATCTGAGCGACCTTGTGGAAGAGGAGGGGTTGGGTCGGCTCGTCGATCCAGGGGATGTGGAGCAATTGGTCGCTGTCCTGACCGAAATGTTGGACACTCCAGACCTGCGCGAGAAGTATCGGGCTAATTTTGAGCGGGTGGCGGCAAGGTTCACCTGGGATAAAGCGGTCGAGCCATTGGCGCGCTTCCTGCGTAACCCTCAGCGGGCACCGGACCGGGCAAACTATGAGCTGAACCTGGCTCTCAATACGCCTGAGAGCCTAGCAAGCGTTGTCCCCACGCCGTTGTGGCAGCTGCCACTTAAGGCCTGGCAGCGCTATCGGAGCAGTGGGCTGGCGGCCCTCTGGCAGGAGATCAGGCAATACATTCTCTGGCGATTAGAGCGGTAG
- a CDS encoding S1 RNA-binding domain-containing protein, with protein sequence MEEGYEEREPQQVKGASIQPQKIREEEGYEAIETDPQTVELTQEGELDAGPDYGEGATGPIPEDRADLEVQEKVVPARTVGDVVVSVDEPVAEEVSSPAAMLPSEMASRSMESLMHEVTEQYRSPRRGDILEGTIVRVDKDGILVNIGTKSEGIIPAYEIQSFTPEEQAQIRVGSEILVYVFNPEDQNGHVVISLMRARAERSWRNVQKHMAQGDIIEAEVIDYNKGGLIVNVDNIRGFVPMSQVVGLRQNMGAEVEIESKLGAMVGQRIPLKILEVNRRRSRLILSERAAIQERRSQRKEQLLAELREGEIRRGKVSSICDFGAFIDLGGADGLVHLSELSWSPVAHPSSVLRVGEEVDVYVLGVDREKKRIALSLRRIQPEPWARVSEKYNVGDLLEVTITKLANFGAFARLENGIEGLIHISELADGRVVHPRNIVKEGDCLSARIIRLDPARRRIGLSLRQAREEAVGVEIREPVAVKATEQALGEVEEQHAIVEEVSQTMEDVAE encoded by the coding sequence ATGGAGGAAGGTTACGAGGAGCGCGAGCCCCAACAGGTTAAGGGAGCGTCTATTCAGCCTCAGAAGATAAGGGAAGAAGAGGGGTACGAGGCGATTGAGACCGACCCTCAGACCGTTGAACTGACGCAGGAAGGGGAACTCGATGCGGGTCCTGACTACGGCGAAGGGGCGACAGGGCCTATTCCGGAGGATAGGGCCGATCTGGAGGTTCAGGAGAAAGTAGTTCCTGCCCGGACGGTTGGCGATGTTGTAGTATCGGTCGATGAACCAGTGGCTGAGGAGGTATCAAGCCCAGCTGCGATGCTACCCTCTGAGATGGCCTCCCGTTCGATGGAGAGCCTGATGCATGAGGTGACGGAGCAATATCGGAGCCCTCGCCGTGGTGATATTCTGGAGGGTACGATAGTGCGGGTGGATAAGGATGGGATTTTAGTTAATATAGGTACTAAGTCTGAGGGCATTATTCCCGCCTATGAGATTCAGAGCTTCACCCCAGAGGAGCAAGCGCAGATTCGTGTTGGTTCAGAGATACTGGTTTATGTTTTCAATCCCGAGGATCAGAATGGGCATGTAGTTATATCGCTAATGCGAGCGAGAGCTGAGAGGAGCTGGCGCAACGTCCAAAAACACATGGCCCAGGGTGACATTATTGAGGCTGAGGTGATCGACTACAATAAGGGTGGGCTTATCGTCAATGTAGATAATATCCGGGGCTTCGTGCCAATGTCGCAGGTGGTAGGTCTTCGGCAGAATATGGGCGCGGAGGTCGAGATCGAGAGCAAATTGGGTGCTATGGTTGGTCAACGGATACCTCTGAAGATCCTGGAGGTAAACCGCCGACGTAGCCGCTTGATCCTGTCAGAGCGGGCAGCAATCCAGGAGAGGCGTAGCCAGCGTAAGGAGCAGTTGCTCGCTGAGTTGCGGGAGGGGGAGATTCGACGTGGTAAGGTGAGCAGTATCTGCGATTTTGGCGCTTTTATCGACCTTGGTGGCGCCGATGGTTTAGTTCACCTGTCAGAGCTCTCCTGGAGCCCAGTGGCCCATCCCAGCAGTGTGCTTCGGGTCGGTGAAGAGGTCGATGTTTATGTACTTGGTGTTGACCGAGAAAAAAAGAGGATTGCTTTAAGTCTGCGGCGTATCCAGCCTGAGCCATGGGCGAGGGTCTCTGAGAAGTACAACGTGGGCGATCTGCTCGAGGTTACCATCACCAAGCTGGCCAATTTTGGGGCCTTTGCCAGGCTTGAGAATGGGATCGAGGGGTTGATCCACATTAGTGAATTGGCTGATGGACGGGTAGTCCATCCCCGAAATATAGTGAAGGAAGGAGATTGTCTGTCAGCCCGGATCATTCGTCTGGATCCCGCCCGCCGGCGCATCGGCTTGAGCCTGCGACAGGCTCGTGAGGAAGCGGTTGGGGTGGAGATCCGAGAGCCGGTAGCTGTCAAAGCTACAGAACAGGCGCTTGGTGAGGTTGAGGAACAGCATGCGATCGTTGAAGAGGTATCGCAAACAATGGAGGATGTGGCGGAATAA
- a CDS encoding ABC transporter ATP-binding protein, protein MTTAIQFEGVSKRFIIRHERNRSFQDVMVNLFRRNISKEEFWALRDVSLEVKQGQAFGIVGQNGSGKSTALKLTTRIIEPTNGRVTVDGTVSALLELGAGFHPELSGRDNIYLNGSLLGISRKEMERKFESIVEFAELKRFIDVPIKHYSSGMYVRLGFAIAVSVDPEILIIDEVLAVGDEAFQRKCMDKIAEFKREGRTILLVSHSMDAVRALCDVAAWLDNGVLRVEGKTDAVIDAYLRQANEQEAQRLQVSGRRPVARTWDGKRWGSGEIEITAVEFLDANGVVKNAFVTGETMIARLHYVAHERLEAPVFGVAIYRDSGAHLAGPNTSTSGYHIPFVEGEGIVDCVFQSLPLLEGTYEFSAAVYDSTCTHPYDHHDRTYTLFVRATRLSQRYGMVYMPCRWSQHNGRQLPEEEGT, encoded by the coding sequence ATGACCACGGCTATTCAGTTCGAGGGTGTATCCAAGAGATTTATCATCCGTCATGAACGAAATCGCTCTTTTCAGGATGTGATGGTGAATCTTTTTCGGCGCAATATCTCCAAGGAGGAGTTCTGGGCCTTACGTGACGTGAGCCTGGAGGTCAAACAGGGGCAAGCCTTTGGTATAGTAGGCCAAAACGGTTCAGGCAAGAGCACAGCCTTGAAGCTGACGACGCGAATCATTGAACCAACGAATGGCCGTGTGACAGTCGATGGCACGGTTTCAGCCCTACTGGAGTTAGGGGCAGGATTTCATCCTGAGCTCAGTGGCCGAGATAATATCTATTTGAATGGATCGCTGCTGGGCATAAGCCGCAAGGAAATGGAGCGTAAATTTGAGTCCATAGTGGAATTTGCCGAGCTGAAGCGTTTTATTGATGTGCCCATAAAACATTACTCGTCAGGTATGTATGTGCGTCTTGGCTTCGCCATCGCTGTAAGCGTGGACCCGGAGATTCTTATCATTGATGAAGTTTTAGCTGTTGGCGATGAGGCCTTTCAAAGGAAGTGTATGGACAAGATAGCGGAGTTCAAGCGCGAAGGCCGCACGATCTTGTTAGTCTCGCACAGCATGGATGCGGTGCGGGCACTATGTGATGTCGCCGCTTGGCTAGACAATGGCGTTTTGAGGGTAGAGGGGAAGACCGATGCAGTCATCGATGCCTATCTGCGCCAGGCCAATGAACAGGAGGCACAGCGTCTCCAGGTATCCGGACGAAGACCGGTTGCCAGGACATGGGATGGTAAGAGATGGGGGTCGGGTGAGATCGAAATCACGGCCGTGGAGTTTCTGGATGCCAATGGTGTGGTTAAGAACGCATTTGTCACTGGAGAGACTATGATAGCCCGTTTGCATTATGTAGCCCATGAACGCCTTGAAGCGCCGGTGTTCGGAGTGGCGATTTATCGTGATAGCGGGGCCCATCTGGCCGGGCCAAATACGAGCACCTCCGGTTACCACATACCCTTTGTGGAGGGTGAAGGAATAGTGGACTGTGTGTTTCAGTCGTTACCGCTGCTGGAGGGAACCTATGAATTTTCAGCCGCTGTTTATGATTCTACCTGCACACATCCTTATGATCACCACGACCGCACCTATACCCTCTTCGTTAGAGCCACGCGCCTAAGCCAGAGATATGGGATGGTATATATGCCCTGTCGTTGGTCACAACATAACGGACGACAACTACCTGAGGAGGAAGGGACCTGA
- a CDS encoding YfhO family protein, whose amino-acid sequence MKLSSNNLLKLFPSLLLGGLTLSFFWRVVIHSEVLLPADILCLLNPWHYYQGHRSVWNSLLSDPILQYYPWRHFLAESLKGGVLPLWNPYIFAGTPFLANPQSAVFYPLNVIFLLLPTPLAYTYQILLHIFLAGLFTYLYLRKLGTGQLAALVGGVVFMFSGVLVAWAEFATILSTAIWLPLLFLFVELAFRDGKIRYALLAGVVLATQIFAGHPQYAYYAIIALSLYLLFRLSYIMALNKRPKDMVRLILIASLPLIVGFALAAAQLLPTLELRQYISREHESKEWLAGGALPVEHLITFVVPDFWGNPIDNNYYGKGNYTEYAGYVGILPLFLATTALFARRDRYTLFFSILAIFSLALALATPLFKVMQVAVPMFSSFRAPQRFLYLYVFSMAILAGLGADYLINASRKRGVGIVFFGLLPAILVITGLMILEIAIVRGWLPLNPGSVRPYVVNKILLSLSFLMATITLLATLAKGVIRPNRFAILALTLLVVDLFSSGMRYNPSIDKRLAYFETESTRFLSADPSPYRIVRYGDELLSAPLASNTAMVYKIADSQGYDSFLPKRYLEFRNLIENDRGYAYWSGRIKNLSAYRSLTSPLLDLLNVKYVLSSQPLPTASVQHNPSDTATRETHSARKLGDRLQLVFAKEIYIYLNQNYFPRAFIVHHAEIIGDKPAILTRLTDPQFDPGQTVILEEEPPSRGDNEPFPGPDSMVQVITYNADRVYLEATAERSGLLILGDMYYPGWRAFVDGVETKIYRADYLLRAVYLEKGIHRVEFVFDPPSFKIGLTITGLTGILLLGPLLSSLWQGQRQDGLLDKGESFLPK is encoded by the coding sequence ATGAAGCTATCTTCTAATAATTTACTTAAATTATTCCCATCGCTACTGCTGGGCGGCTTAACCCTCTCCTTCTTCTGGCGGGTGGTCATCCATAGTGAGGTCCTCTTGCCGGCTGACATACTCTGTCTCCTTAATCCGTGGCACTACTATCAAGGCCACAGGAGCGTTTGGAACTCTCTCCTTTCAGACCCTATCCTCCAATACTACCCGTGGCGCCACTTCCTGGCCGAGTCCCTCAAAGGTGGCGTGCTACCCCTATGGAATCCTTATATCTTTGCTGGTACCCCCTTTCTAGCCAACCCCCAGAGCGCAGTCTTTTATCCCCTGAATGTAATCTTCCTCCTTCTCCCCACGCCGCTCGCTTATACCTATCAGATACTTCTACACATCTTTCTGGCTGGTCTCTTCACCTATCTGTACCTTAGAAAGCTGGGAACAGGTCAGCTGGCGGCCCTGGTGGGCGGGGTTGTATTTATGTTCAGCGGTGTCCTCGTCGCCTGGGCGGAGTTTGCCACCATCCTGAGTACAGCCATCTGGCTACCACTCCTTTTCCTTTTCGTCGAATTGGCCTTCCGAGATGGTAAGATCAGGTATGCCCTGCTGGCCGGAGTCGTTCTAGCCACCCAAATCTTCGCCGGTCACCCTCAATACGCCTATTACGCTATCATCGCCCTGTCTCTCTACCTTCTCTTCCGCCTATCCTATATTATGGCATTAAATAAACGGCCAAAGGATATGGTCCGTCTTATCCTTATCGCCTCCTTACCCCTTATAGTTGGCTTTGCCCTGGCCGCTGCCCAGCTCCTACCAACCCTGGAACTTAGACAGTACATCTCTAGAGAGCACGAGAGTAAAGAGTGGTTAGCAGGGGGTGCCTTACCCGTAGAGCACTTGATCACCTTCGTCGTTCCTGACTTTTGGGGAAATCCGATCGACAATAACTATTATGGGAAGGGGAATTACACCGAATACGCCGGCTATGTGGGGATTCTACCGCTCTTTTTGGCCACAACGGCCCTGTTTGCTCGAAGAGATCGATATACCCTATTCTTCTCCATCTTAGCCATATTCTCCCTGGCACTAGCCCTGGCGACGCCCCTATTCAAGGTGATGCAGGTCGCTGTCCCGATGTTCAGCAGCTTCAGGGCCCCCCAGCGATTTTTGTATCTGTACGTCTTTTCTATGGCTATCCTGGCCGGTTTGGGAGCAGATTACCTGATCAACGCCTCTAGGAAGCGAGGGGTAGGGATCGTCTTCTTCGGGTTGCTCCCAGCCATCCTTGTGATAACCGGGTTAATGATCCTGGAGATAGCCATCGTTCGAGGCTGGCTTCCGCTTAATCCTGGCTCTGTTCGTCCCTACGTTGTGAACAAGATTCTTCTTAGCCTCTCTTTCCTGATGGCCACGATCACCCTTCTGGCCACCTTGGCCAAGGGAGTGATCAGGCCTAACAGATTTGCCATCCTCGCCCTTACGTTGCTGGTGGTCGATCTGTTCAGTTCAGGAATGAGATACAATCCTTCAATTGATAAGAGGTTGGCTTATTTTGAGACAGAATCTACCCGCTTTCTCTCTGCCGACCCTAGCCCATATCGCATCGTCAGGTATGGTGATGAACTGCTGTCGGCCCCCTTAGCCTCAAACACCGCTATGGTCTACAAGATTGCCGACAGTCAGGGCTACGACTCCTTCCTTCCAAAACGCTATTTGGAATTTCGCAACCTCATCGAGAATGATCGTGGTTATGCCTATTGGAGTGGTAGGATAAAAAATCTCAGCGCATACCGTTCGCTTACCTCACCATTACTCGACTTACTAAACGTCAAATATGTGCTCTCCAGTCAACCACTCCCTACCGCCAGCGTACAGCATAATCCCTCCGACACAGCTACTAGAGAAACCCATAGCGCTAGAAAACTGGGTGACAGGCTGCAACTTGTTTTTGCCAAAGAGATATATATTTATCTTAACCAGAATTATTTTCCACGCGCCTTCATTGTCCATCACGCTGAGATCATCGGCGATAAGCCAGCTATCCTCACCAGATTAACCGATCCCCAGTTCGACCCAGGCCAAACGGTCATCTTAGAAGAAGAGCCGCCTTCACGAGGAGACAATGAGCCATTCCCTGGACCTGACTCTATGGTGCAAGTCATCACTTATAATGCCGACAGAGTGTACCTCGAAGCGACGGCGGAGAGGAGTGGCCTCCTTATCCTTGGGGACATGTATTATCCGGGTTGGAGAGCGTTCGTTGATGGAGTGGAGACGAAAATCTACAGAGCCGATTATTTGCTGCGGGCTGTCTACTTAGAGAAGGGCATCCACCGCGTAGAGTTTGTTTTCGATCCGCCTTCATTTAAGATAGGACTAACCATTACAGGGCTAACCGGCATCCTCTTACTGGGACCATTGCTTTCCAGTCTCTGGCAAGGCCAAAGACAAGATGGCCTTCTAGATAAGGGAGAAAGCTTTCTACCAAAGTAG
- a CDS encoding ABC transporter permease codes for MLTTPKSIVEAWKYRELVKNLVIRDLKVRYKSSFLGFIWSLLNPLLMMLVFTAVFGVMMPGSAVGSFPARYFPVFLLCAILPWNWLSSAVMGSIQSIVGNAHLIKKVYFPREILPTAVVISNMVNFLLALIVLFLMLLAFGVKLTMVALLLPVVIVIQMVFLLGVAFLLSALNVFYRDTEVIMEVLLLAWFFLTPIFYDIKVLSPRYERLMYIINPMAAIISSYRVVLLGEGSLPAFDFMARTFVTALVVLLIGYTFFLRKARLFGEEL; via the coding sequence ATGTTGACTACACCCAAAAGCATTGTTGAAGCGTGGAAGTATCGCGAACTGGTCAAGAACCTGGTCATCAGGGATCTGAAGGTACGCTACAAGAGTAGTTTCCTTGGTTTCATCTGGTCATTGCTCAATCCGCTCCTTATGATGCTCGTCTTCACCGCGGTCTTTGGGGTCATGATGCCTGGCAGCGCTGTCGGTAGTTTTCCTGCTCGTTACTTTCCGGTCTTCTTGCTCTGTGCTATCCTACCCTGGAACTGGCTGTCTTCAGCAGTGATGGGCTCGATTCAGAGCATAGTTGGGAACGCTCATTTGATTAAGAAGGTCTACTTCCCCAGGGAGATCTTGCCCACGGCCGTCGTCATTTCCAATATGGTGAATTTCCTTCTGGCTCTAATCGTTTTGTTCCTCATGTTATTGGCCTTTGGGGTAAAGCTGACGATGGTCGCCCTGCTTCTGCCAGTGGTGATCGTCATTCAAATGGTTTTCTTACTCGGTGTAGCTTTCCTTCTCTCAGCCCTGAACGTCTTCTACCGGGATACCGAGGTGATTATGGAAGTGCTGCTGCTGGCCTGGTTCTTTTTGACGCCTATCTTCTATGATATAAAGGTACTTTCCCCCCGATATGAAAGGCTGATGTATATAATCAACCCGATGGCCGCGATTATTTCATCCTATCGGGTTGTCCTGCTTGGTGAGGGATCTCTGCCAGCCTTCGACTTTATGGCCAGAACATTTGTTACGGCCCTGGTCGTTTTGCTCATTGGGTATACTTTCTTCCTCAGGAAGGCTCGTCTATTTGGTGAGGAGTTATGA